One Spiroplasma endosymbiont of Cantharis nigra DNA segment encodes these proteins:
- a CDS encoding TSUP family transporter — MRKENIIVKEESELLLSKQEHKKKFAKWMLFFSIAMVVTIISILINYLVFFPWQNPGKVIWEGEQLIAFIICIFLLLSAVVFSVIYFWFTLKVKYEDVNQKEKAILAVGFTGGFTDTIGVGSFGVITGLLKGTRAIKDDTKLPGTLNVALGVSALIESALFVGSIQVNIATLLILVISIICGTFVGSLFVSKIKDQTSIKIIMGVVLFFVAILMILTHPQVNVISTSNIGDKTSLMDKPWRIIIGTIVFFFLGMIQSFGIGLYAPAMATLSFLGLQQEVVFPIMACGSALCMLPAAYTFIKRKKYLQQTSNLILISAIFGVVCSFLLIFVGLQMGAGMDKKTFDIVLKWLAIAVIFYVSISMLVEFYLIKKRQKVNKGE, encoded by the coding sequence ATGAGAAAGGAAAATATTATAGTGAAAGAAGAATCAGAGTTACTTTTATCAAAGCAAGAGCATAAGAAAAAATTTGCTAAATGGATGTTATTTTTTTCTATTGCAATGGTAGTAACTATTATATCAATTTTAATTAACTATTTAGTTTTTTTCCCTTGACAAAACCCTGGGAAGGTTATTTGAGAGGGGGAGCAATTAATTGCCTTTATAATTTGTATATTTTTATTATTATCTGCAGTTGTATTTAGTGTAATTTACTTTTGATTTACATTAAAAGTCAAATACGAAGATGTAAATCAAAAAGAAAAAGCAATTTTGGCAGTAGGTTTCACTGGAGGGTTTACAGATACAATTGGTGTTGGTTCATTTGGAGTTATTACTGGTTTATTAAAAGGAACAAGAGCAATAAAAGATGATACAAAGTTACCTGGAACATTAAATGTGGCTTTAGGTGTAAGTGCTTTGATAGAGTCAGCTTTATTTGTTGGTTCGATTCAAGTAAACATTGCCACTCTATTAATTTTAGTTATATCAATTATTTGTGGGACTTTTGTAGGTTCCTTATTTGTATCAAAAATAAAAGATCAAACTTCAATAAAAATTATTATGGGGGTAGTTTTATTTTTTGTAGCAATATTAATGATTTTAACTCATCCTCAAGTTAACGTAATTAGTACATCAAATATTGGAGATAAAACATCACTTATGGATAAACCATGAAGAATTATTATTGGAACAATTGTATTTTTCTTTTTAGGAATGATTCAATCATTTGGAATTGGTCTATATGCACCAGCAATGGCGACACTATCTTTTTTAGGATTACAACAAGAAGTAGTGTTTCCTATAATGGCTTGTGGATCAGCTTTATGTATGTTGCCTGCAGCATATACTTTTATAAAAAGAAAAAAATATTTACAACAAACGTCCAATTTAATTTTAATATCAGCCATTTTTGGTGTTGTATGTTCGTTTTTACTAATCTTTGTAGGCTTACAAATGGGAGCAGGAATGGACAAAAAAACTTTTGATATAGTTCTTAAATGATTAGCAATTGCTGTTATATTTTATGTCTCAATATCTATGTTAGTTGAATTTTATTTAATTAAAAAAAGACAGAAAGTAAATAAAGGAGAATAA
- a CDS encoding YigZ family protein, giving the protein MISLKILSNNNIVIRSFLTKKSRFTTYISKVTNKTELENFIKKYIDKGATHNCYAFKYGHDNLNYGYNNDGEPNGTAGEPLLKLIEVNNVTDIIIFVKRYYGGVKLGKGGLQKAYTNLAIEIMKESDFKKLRLLNNIKINFKIADIKAINLFLLKQAEDINYTYTEDLVTVEFNLDKIEKIDSIKDKINILKIKQGYY; this is encoded by the coding sequence ATGATAAGTTTAAAAATATTAAGCAATAACAATATTGTGATAAGAAGCTTCTTAACTAAGAAATCAAGATTCACTACCTATATTTCAAAAGTAACAAATAAAACTGAATTAGAAAATTTTATAAAAAAGTATATTGATAAAGGAGCAACTCATAATTGCTATGCTTTTAAGTATGGCCATGATAATTTAAATTATGGATACAACAATGATGGTGAACCAAACGGAACTGCAGGTGAACCATTATTAAAACTAATTGAAGTAAATAATGTTACTGATATTATAATATTTGTTAAAAGATATTATGGTGGAGTAAAATTAGGAAAAGGCGGATTGCAAAAAGCTTATACTAATTTAGCAATTGAAATAATGAAGGAAAGTGACTTTAAAAAATTAAGACTTCTAAATAATATAAAAATAAATTTTAAAATAGCAGATATTAAAGCTATTAATTTATTTTTATTAAAACAAGCTGAAGACATTAATTATACGTATACTGAAGATTTAGTTACGGTAGAATTCAATTTAGATAAAATTGAAAAAATTGACTCTATTAAAGATAAAATAAATATTTTAAAAATTAAGCAAGGGTATTATTAA
- a CDS encoding 5'-3' exonuclease yields the protein MDKKKVVIIDGYHLLHKGYYGSLKRKKVAINRDGVLINAVYVFVANVFQLVQSNEYHTVLVTFDVGKECWRKEIYPEYKATRKETPSDLIPQMQLVRDFLTAANIPWYEKVKYEGDDIMGTISRIAVKLGYQVEIVSNDKDTYQLICDDVKVVSQQSKKCKQEIITKKEVFEKFGCKPCQIPDIKSLLGDQSDNIKGVRGMHYNTATKLVAKYGCVENIYKNLTDFPEEQRKKLELCKEKVLMNKQIAKILKNVDIGRINFKPLRINYIRFMGFLKREKMWAFTKMIEDKVKQQLSYKEKIKTEIQELS from the coding sequence ATGGATAAGAAAAAAGTTGTGATTATAGATGGTTATCATCTTCTTCACAAAGGTTATTATGGAAGTTTAAAGAGAAAAAAAGTTGCTATAAATAGAGACGGAGTTTTAATAAATGCCGTATACGTCTTTGTAGCAAACGTCTTTCAATTAGTTCAATCAAATGAATATCATACTGTACTAGTTACATTTGATGTGGGAAAAGAATGTTGAAGAAAAGAAATATATCCAGAATATAAAGCAACAAGAAAAGAAACACCATCAGATTTAATTCCACAAATGCAATTAGTTAGAGATTTTTTAACTGCTGCAAATATACCATGATATGAAAAAGTTAAATATGAAGGTGACGATATCATGGGAACTATTTCTAGAATAGCTGTTAAACTTGGATATCAAGTTGAAATAGTTTCAAATGATAAAGATACATACCAATTAATTTGTGATGATGTAAAGGTTGTTTCACAACAATCAAAAAAATGTAAACAAGAAATAATAACAAAAAAAGAAGTTTTTGAAAAATTTGGTTGCAAACCCTGTCAAATACCTGATATAAAATCATTATTAGGTGATCAATCAGATAACATAAAGGGTGTTAGAGGAATGCATTATAATACAGCAACAAAATTAGTTGCAAAATATGGATGTGTTGAAAATATTTATAAAAACTTAACTGACTTTCCTGAAGAGCAAAGAAAAAAACTTGAGCTTTGCAAAGAAAAAGTTTTAATGAATAAGCAAATTGCAAAAATATTAAAAAATGTTGATATTGGTAGAATTAACTTTAAACCTTTAAGAATTAACTACATAAGATTTATGGGTTTTCTAAAAAGAGAGAAAATGTGAGCATTTACTAAAATGATTGAAGATAAAGTTAAACAACAACTTAGTTATAAAGAAAAAATAAAAACAGAGATACAAGAACTTTCTTAA
- a CDS encoding F0F1 ATP synthase subunit epsilon has product MQLTKLKIITPEGVYIDDLEVEYANVRTSDGQITIYANHTSIVSTLLIGDMKYEVDGTIKYIHLHRGIIRVSKDQIRILTQRLYEVDEKGQKIKTEI; this is encoded by the coding sequence TTACTCCTGAAGGCGTATATATAGATGATTTGGAAGTAGAATATGCAAATGTAAGAACTTCAGATGGACAAATAACAATTTATGCCAACCATACTTCAATTGTTTCAACACTTCTTATTGGTGATATGAAATATGAAGTTGATGGAACTATAAAATATATTCATCTTCATAGAGGAATAATAAGAGTTTCAAAAGATCAAATTAGAATATTAACTCAAAGACTTTATGAGGTTGATGAAAAAGGTCAAAAAATAAAAACAGAGATTTAA